Part of the Methylorubrum populi genome is shown below.
GCAGGATCGGCTTGATCTGGTTGCGCAGGAACAGGATCGCCACGCCGAGCAGCACCAGCGAGGAGCCGGTCATCCAGAGCAGGAAGATGTGCGAGTTCGAGGCGTAGGCCTGGTTTCGCCGGGCCGTGACCCGCATCACGCCTTCCGGGATCGCCACGCGGATCTCGATGAGATTCGAGCGGCCGACCGTGTCGATCCAGAACGGGCGCCGGATCTGGCGGCGGATCTCCTCCGAGAGCACCTCGTCGAGGATCGAGAAGAACGGACGCGGCCCCGGGCTCGGCAGCTTGGCGCCTTTCAGGATGTCGATGTCGAGGTTCAGCCGCTCGCCGGCAATGCGCGAGAGCGTCTCGGCGTTCTTGTCCTGCGGGTAGGACTCGTAGATGTCCATCAGCGCAGCGATGTCTGCGGTGACCGCCGCCGAGAGCCGGCGGGTCACGAGCTGCCAGTGCCGCTCCATGAAGGTGTAGGCGATCACCGACTGCAGCAGCACCATCGGTGCGATGATGATGATCAGCGAGCGGGCGTAGAGGCCTTTCGGCAGGGCGTCGCCGATGGATCGGCTGATGCGCCGCCACCCCTTCCGAATCCGGCCGAAGGCGGCGGGGAGAGCGCCGGCCCGACGGGGCTTGGTCCGGGATTCGCCCGATGAGAGGCCGGCGGGGGCCGCCATGGGATCCTCAGTCGATGGCGAGGCGGTAGCCGACGCCGCGAACGGTGTGCAGGAAGCTCGGATTGGCCGGATCCGGCTCGATCTTACGGCGCAGACGGTTGATTTGCACGTCGATGGTGCGCTCGGCCGCCAAGCCGCCATTGCCCGCGAGCGTTTCGCGTTCGACATTGCCGCCGCGCGCCTGCGCCAGGATAGTCAGGATCTCGCGCTCGCGCTCGGTGATCTTCACCGGCTCGTTCTCGCGCCGCAGCTCGCCGCGGTCGGCGCGGAACGTGAAGGGGCCGAAGCCGACCGAGGCGTCGCCCGAAGCGCGTGCCTCCGGGGCGGCGTGGCGGCGGATGATGTTGTTGAGCCGCAGGATCAGCTCGCGCGGCTCGAAGGGCTTGGGCAGGTAGTCGTCGGCACCGATCTCCAGGCCGGTCACCCGGTCGTTGGGGTTGGAGCGGGCTGTCAGCATCAGGATCGGCACCCGCGAGGTCTCGCGCAC
Proteins encoded:
- a CDS encoding response regulator, translating into MSAETALKARPELPDHAPHILLVDDDRRVRELLSRFLSEQGFRVTAAANAAEARLRGQCFVFDALVLDVMMPGESGFDYARSVRETSRVPILMLTARSNPNDRVTGLEIGADDYLPKPFEPRELILRLNNIIRRHAAPEARASGDASVGFGPFTFRADRGELRRENEPVKITEREREILTILAQARGGNVERETLAGNGGLAAERTIDVQINRLRRKIEPDPANPSFLHTVRGVGYRLAID